A segment of the Ipomoea triloba cultivar NCNSP0323 chromosome 1, ASM357664v1 genome:
taaaaaaaaaataaaatactatagGCAAAAACTGGCTAACTCGTTTAGGGATGTGCATGGGCTGAACCCGGTAAACCTTTTGAAGCCACTACGCGCGTAATTCTCTTATCGCGACGTACATGGGCTCAGCCCAATAGTCATTAAGGAATAGGCATAAAGTGTAAACATGTCTAAAAAGATTGACAgctgtgggatttgaacccacgccctttcggaccagagcctaaatctggcgccttagaccactcggccaaaCTGTCTTGTTTGTATacacttaatataatatatctactTATTCTGTTTATGGATAAATAAAGGGGAACCAACCATTACGGAAGCTTATATACTTACGATAAAAGGGCATCCAGAGTGAAGTTTTTAGTTTACAATACCCAGGTAGTATAATCCAATTTTGAAGGTACAATTCAGCTTTAAAGTAGTAATTTGCttgaaataaattaagataCAAGTATATAACACAAAACGATTCTCTATTTCCTAATCAAATGGATTTATTCGAGGATCATGCTCGCTTGCCATCACCATCCCAGTGCAAAGGCACGTCGGGCACATCACCttttaagtaaaaaaacaaTCTATCAGTGTACGGGGTTAGCTCAATTTATGGAACCTACAACATTGTAAggtaatataaaaatttgtaacATCTTCGACGCATAGAACCTGGCAGTGGATGGTAGAAAAAGAAAAGCATGTGGAAAATTGATTCATATTAAAAACGTAAAATGCAGAGGGACCACGACCGAGCTAGGCTCCTAATGTGTACATGTGCTTGTATAGGCTCAAATGCTCAAGCAGAGTGGCAGACCAAGTCTTGTGTTGCACTGATACAAATAAATCGAGCAACTTTGAGGCCCAAAGGGACATAGGACCTTCATCACTATCATATATGACATGTTGCTAAGAATGCAATTTGGGTTGTGTTtatgtcatatatattatattatgggTGTGCGTGTAATCAAATGAATAGTTATATGTGGATTATAATGTATTATGCATTCATGAaaggaattttttatttcttttcaggCCGAGCTGAGTTTCTAACAGTAAAGTTGGCATTTGCAAGACCTCATTCCTGCAGTTATCTGAACCCATAACAGAACGATTCAATTTCGACAGAAATCTATGAAAGTAGAGGATATTACATATACCTTTCCTGCCCCAGAGCAATTAAGACATCTTTGAAGTGTTGGAGCACGTAATGGCTTGTTAGAAGCACTGTTTACTGAGATGGGCTCAATGTACAAGCATTTACCACTTGCAGAACAACGTGCACATGCCAAGTATCCTGCTTATGTAACCATGTAAACAGATAAACGCTGAGTGTTATAGAGAATTCGTACTACCCTGAAACTATAGGAGTGTTATAGATAATAGGGATACACCATAGGATAAGGAATTGACTGTTTCGGGAGGAGAAAACAACTGAGGAACATACCACTTCCATGGCAATATTTGCACCTTTTCTTCTCTTGTTGCACAACATTGTTTGCTTCAATTAGCATCAAACATGAAATAACTCCGACGGCCCCACCTGAAAACGAGGCCACTATGGGGTCGACCTGACTGCAATTAGCATAAAAAGTAGATAACAACAAATCTATATGAACTATCTTAGATGATTTGTTCATCGCTCCCATATCAATGTGTAAAAAATGATTACTCTTTGCCAAAAGTTTCATCATATACCTTAGTTGCATAGGCAAATGCAAGTTGCGTATGAAATCTTCATAAGAGGTCCCACCTAAACCTAATTTCAGCTCAAGCTGTCATGCCAAAAAAGAGGTTTAGTAGTTTGAAGTCTTCATAATTACAAGAGATATACAACATCACAACTTCCCCCCATTTTGAGCAGAATTCATTATCATCAGCGCCATAAATATCATTCCAGGTTTAGTTTCTTTCAACGGGTAAACTTGTAAAAGCACAAGTTGTCTACGCCTTAATAAGGATAAGAAAAactattaaagaataaaaatatcataattatttCTCAAGTTCATTAACTTACAATTGGTGCTAGTAACCCTCCAAATACAATAATTCCAGATATGAACGAAAAGCTTGTAAGGTAAAGCTGCTTCAATGTCTTTGGCGTCTATGTCAAACAACAATGAACCACTTAGTACCAAAGCAAAACCTGAATAAACAGAGATTGAATGAACTAGTTTGGACACCATGAATTCTTAGAGTTTTACTGACAAATGAATAAAGATCGTGATGAGGTAGTTCGGCAGTAAAAGGAAAAACAGATAGTCtgtaattatttttagtaaCTTTATGAAGCACTCAAGGCAAAAGATATCAATCTATCATCAGTCAATATAAGCAGACACCATAACTGCTAACAAGTGTTCTACTTTACAATTAGGTAACTGAAGTGCCAAAATGAAATGCGAGTTCATCCATAAATCCCTAAAAAGTTGAAAACATCTATAATATACATCCACAGACATACCAAGAAAATGGGATTAAGATAAAAGCTCTCAGTTGATTCTTGGGTGGTAGATTGTGGGCAAGAACATAGTATCAAGCCAGGCAACTGCAGTGTTGGAGTTACACCCAATGTGGTGGGCTCCTTGTGGACACCAAGGACTAGTCCTCGCTCTTTTTGGGCCATtcagtcccccccccccccccccccccccccccccccccccccccccccccccccccccccccccccccccccccccccccccccccccccccccccccccccccccccccccccccccccccccccccccccccccccccccccccccccccNNNNNNNNNNNNNNNNNNNNNNNNNNNNNNNNNNNNNNNNNNNNNNNNNNNNNNNNNNNNNNNNNNNNNNNNNNNNNNNNNNNNNNNNNNNNNNNNNNNNNNNNNNNNNNNNNNNNNNNNNNNNNNNNNNNNNNNNNNNNNNNNNNNNNNNNNNNNNNNNNNNNNNNNNNNNNNNNNNNNNNNNNNNNNNNNNNNNNNNNNNNNNNNNNNNNNNNNNNNNNNNNNNNNCCCCCCCCCCCCAACTATCCTGTCGGGTCGGGTGTGAGAGCCTGGGGTCGAGGGAATTTCGCATCTTGTGGCAAGAAAATGGGATTAAGATAAAAGCTGATCAATAAATTTATGGTTTTAGGTCAAAGTCACAAGTGTTAATATCTATATTCTATTGAATTCTTCCTTTAGAATTCATTGGAGGCAAATcaaatgaatggtcaaatctacGCTATTTACTTGTTAATGTGTAGACATATCTGTGAAATGGGCACTAATTACCATGTTGGGAAGAAAAGGAATTGAAGATGGGATATCTGGcatctcattttcttcttcaccAGTCTCATCAACTTTCAAGCCCTTTAAGCGCTGCTGTATTCTTAGTCTCCTCACCTAAATTCATCAAAAACTCAAACGTTGTTCAACCGGAAAAAAGGCAGAAGCCAATGGAAACTGTAAATGCATCAAACAGTAACTCTTATTACAAAACTCACCTCTTCCATTAGGAGAAATATCTTATTGCGCCTACTCCTAATATTATCTTGGATTTCCTGCATCTGCATCTGAACAAAATCCTGAACAGTCTCTGGCCCTTCAATAATGCAGAAATTACTGCAACAACAAAATTTCTCATAAATAATGCAACAAACACAATGGACCCAACAGCCAAATTATACACAGATTGAGTTCTAAACTTGTCGTTTTCTTTTCGCCAAAATTAGCAGAGAAATGTTCAAACCCCATAGCATAAAGCGAAAGAAAAGGGAGAAAGTTGTAGAGTTGACCTGGGATTACTGTCTGCTGAGGGGTTAGAATTGGGGGCGGGCTTTGAAGAAGAACAAACCCATAGAGATATGCGTTTTGGGTTTGTTCCACTGGAAGATGGGAAGGGAAGGGGAGTTCGGCAAGAATGGAGCTTTGAAGTTCGGGGCAATGAAAGGTGAAAGCTGATGGCGATAGAACTCATCTCTCCCAGTCTCCCTATCCTCTTCTGCCCATCCCAGTTAGTTAAAGAGGGATGGTGGTGGGAGAAACCGACCGTTCTATTATTAAAGTCGGTTATTGTTAACTTTTTCTTGGGAAAGTTGGGAAACAGTAAATACACCGAACTTTATATAAAACTAGCTAttgtcccgtgcgatgcacgaactaatattatataaaataaaatgaagtgTTGGTGTAAAAACGGAATAAGAacaaataaatttctttttttagagaaaaatttaatattattgaaagcacaaattataaattattaaaaacctctttgtaaattacattagtagtagaagtacaacttatttttgaatgaattaattttcacttttggtcccacgacttttgagatttaattttcacttttggtgCCACAATACTCAATATAATTCATAAAGCTTTCATTCATTACAAATTAATCCTCCGATCCAGTGATCCACTAGTTGTACTGTGATAAGAATCACCATAACAACTATATGTATTTAATTTCACCCTCCTAGAATGAGGTTTTTCCCATTTAAGCTGCTTTGTTACAAATTGTCAAGTTCTAACCCTATAACCATCAACCTTTGCAAAGGAAATGGAACTTCCTAGAAATTGATGAATACCTATATTTTGTTGTGAAATTTATATAGTTTCTAAATCTTTATACTTGTTCTTTCTatgaaataaaagtaaaaaataaaagaagagagATATGCAATCTATATACAGGGCCACTGTTAGGGCAGTTGCCCCCTTCCCACGCcaccctttatatatatgtatgtatatatacacagacATAGCATTAAAGTTTAT
Coding sequences within it:
- the LOC116016000 gene encoding protein ORANGE-LIKE, chloroplastic, translating into MSSIAISFHLSLPRTSKLHSCRTPLPFPSSSGTNPKRISLWVCSSSKPAPNSNPSADSNPSNFCIIEGPETVQDFVQMQMQEIQDNIRSRRNKIFLLMEEVRRLRIQQRLKGLKVDETGEEENEMPDIPSSIPFLPNMTPKTLKQLYLTSFSFISGIIVFGGLLAPILELKLGLGGTSYEDFIRNLHLPMQLSQVDPIVASFSGGAVGVISCLMLIEANNVVQQEKKRCKYCHGSGYLACARCSASGKCLYIEPISVNSASNKPLRAPTLQRCLNCSGAGKVMCPTCLCTGMVMASEHDPRINPFD